A genomic segment from Flavobacterium litorale encodes:
- a CDS encoding DUF4136 domain-containing protein, whose product MKKIKLLSLVFIALLVASCSPIRVATDYDDEVNFSTYKTYAFFKEGIDKAKISDLDKKRILRAIDAEMQKKGFIKSENPDILVNMFTNSNQRVDVDQWGGAWGWGWNPWMWGGNFTTVSTVTEGTLYIDFIDARKKDLIWQGIGTGVLTLDRDEKQERINEFVAEIIAQFPPEKK is encoded by the coding sequence ATGAAAAAGATAAAATTGCTATCACTCGTTTTTATTGCTTTGCTCGTAGCCTCATGCAGTCCTATTCGGGTTGCTACAGACTATGATGACGAAGTTAATTTTAGTACCTATAAAACCTATGCCTTTTTTAAGGAAGGTATCGATAAAGCTAAAATATCCGACCTCGATAAAAAACGCATACTTCGTGCTATAGACGCCGAGATGCAAAAGAAAGGCTTCATTAAAAGTGAAAATCCCGATATATTGGTTAATATGTTTACAAATTCCAACCAAAGAGTAGATGTAGACCAGTGGGGTGGCGCATGGGGCTGGGGTTGGAACCCTTGGATGTGGGGCGGTAACTTTACCACAGTTAGTACCGTAACAGAAGGAACGCTATACATAGACTTTATAGATGCCCGAAAAAAAGATTTGATATGGCAAGGTATAGGTACAGGCGTATTAACCCTTGACCGCGATGAGAAACAAGAACGTATTAACGAGTTTGTTGCTGAAATAATAGCGCAATTTCCGCCAGAAAAGAAATAA
- a CDS encoding DUF7619 domain-containing protein, which yields MKKQLLFLLLFITAVASAQIVNIPDAGFKTYLLSANGRDSTGNIISVDANNDDEIQLSEALNVAEINIDLFSYQVFSLEGIGSFSNLTKLSIYEADQLSDLDLTALTQLTQLSISDSNAFESINLNGLSNLENINFNELTGGGGSMLVLNVSGVNNLTHINFTDMDFDIDFSQLPSLESLILNGTSVYFDLSANNNLSYISITNPHYIDYFLLGNKPFLTYLNLNLNGGIGTVSDIDLSGCTALDNLFLRFDEAVAAIPIPFRTLNLKNGISTYDSFTVILNNGNLQPVYVCIDEGNDTLFSETVLNDPNVFISSYCNFTPGGNYNTITGNFTFDGNSNGCDANDAFINHTRMDITTENEEEFSVFSNYSGEYNFYSNEGIFTLAPSIENSDWFTITPATSTVTFADDNNNTETQNFCVTPNGVHPDVEVTIVPTLPAQPGFDAVYQIVYNNKGNQTLSGAITFTYDDIVLDFLEATPTEATSGTGSLTWNYSDLQPFESRIIYITLNVNSPMETPAINIDDVLPFTASITPIASDETPSNNTFNLDQIVIGSYDPNDITCLEGETVHPDSIGEYLHYNINFENTGTAPATFITVTNEINEAQFDLSTLQLLYASHDVETRLTGNKLEFYFDDINLAANGGKGNIVYKIKTNNILQVDDNVMQFANIYFDYNFPIITNEANTVFALLSTDVFEVDNSVTLYPNPSEGNVTISANTTINTIELYDVQGRLVSVTKGNNTNVILNITNQPTGLYFIKIITDSGSKVTKHVKK from the coding sequence ATGAAAAAACAATTACTTTTCCTTTTACTGTTCATAACGGCAGTTGCGAGTGCCCAAATTGTGAATATACCAGATGCTGGGTTTAAAACTTATCTCTTATCTGCTAATGGTAGAGATAGTACTGGAAATATAATTTCAGTAGATGCAAATAATGATGATGAAATTCAACTTAGCGAAGCACTTAATGTGGCTGAAATTAACATTGATTTGTTTAGCTATCAGGTCTTTTCATTAGAGGGAATCGGAAGTTTTTCAAATTTAACCAAACTATCAATTTATGAAGCCGATCAGCTTTCAGACCTCGATTTAACAGCACTTACCCAACTAACTCAGTTATCAATAAGTGATAGTAATGCGTTTGAAAGTATAAATCTTAACGGTTTAAGTAATCTTGAAAATATAAATTTTAATGAATTAACAGGAGGCGGTGGTAGCATGCTTGTTTTAAATGTTTCAGGAGTGAATAATCTTACACATATCAATTTTACAGATATGGATTTTGATATAGATTTTAGCCAATTACCAAGCTTGGAGAGTCTAATATTGAATGGTACATCGGTATATTTTGATTTGAGTGCTAATAATAATTTAAGTTATATATCAATAACCAATCCTCACTATATTGATTATTTTTTGCTTGGTAATAAGCCGTTCTTAACTTATTTAAATTTAAATTTAAATGGAGGAATAGGTACTGTTAGTGATATCGACCTTAGTGGTTGTACTGCTTTGGATAATCTTTTTTTACGTTTTGATGAAGCTGTTGCGGCAATACCTATCCCTTTCAGGACTTTAAATTTAAAAAATGGTATAAGTACTTATGATTCTTTTACGGTAATACTTAATAATGGCAATCTTCAACCCGTTTATGTATGTATTGATGAAGGAAATGATACCCTTTTTTCCGAAACCGTTTTAAACGACCCCAATGTTTTTATTAGTTCCTATTGTAATTTCACACCAGGAGGCAATTACAATACGATAACTGGAAACTTCACTTTTGATGGCAACAGTAACGGATGTGATGCTAATGATGCTTTTATCAACCATACCCGCATGGACATTACTACCGAAAATGAAGAAGAATTTTCCGTTTTTAGTAATTACTCCGGAGAGTATAACTTCTACTCAAATGAAGGCATATTCACCCTTGCCCCAAGTATTGAGAATAGCGACTGGTTTACCATAACCCCTGCAACAAGCACCGTAACCTTTGCCGATGATAACAACAATACAGAAACTCAAAACTTTTGTGTAACACCTAATGGTGTACACCCAGATGTAGAAGTTACCATAGTTCCTACACTACCTGCGCAGCCAGGATTTGATGCTGTTTATCAAATTGTTTACAATAACAAAGGAAATCAAACCCTATCGGGAGCTATAACATTTACATATGATGATATTGTGCTCGATTTTTTAGAGGCTACACCAACAGAAGCAACATCAGGTACAGGCTCACTTACGTGGAACTACAGCGATTTACAACCTTTTGAGAGTAGAATTATATACATAACATTAAATGTAAATAGTCCAATGGAAACACCAGCTATTAATATAGACGACGTGCTACCATTTACAGCAAGCATAACACCAATTGCAAGTGACGAAACTCCATCAAACAACACATTTAATCTTGACCAAATAGTAATTGGCTCTTATGACCCGAATGATATTACCTGCTTAGAAGGCGAAACAGTACACCCCGATAGTATAGGCGAGTACCTGCATTACAACATCAATTTTGAGAATACAGGTACAGCACCCGCAACCTTTATTACTGTAACTAATGAAATAAACGAAGCACAATTTGATTTAAGTACTTTACAACTTTTATATGCTTCTCACGATGTTGAAACACGCTTAACAGGTAATAAATTGGAGTTTTACTTTGATGATATAAATTTAGCCGCTAATGGCGGAAAAGGAAACATTGTTTATAAAATAAAAACCAATAATATATTACAAGTAGATGACAATGTGATGCAGTTTGCCAACATCTATTTCGACTATAATTTCCCTATAATTACAAACGAAGCAAATACAGTATTTGCATTGCTAAGTACAGATGTTTTTGAAGTAGATAACTCAGTAACGTTATATCCTAACCCTTCAGAGGGCAATGTTACTATTTCAGCTAATACCACTATAAATACTATAGAGCTATACGATGTGCAAGGAAGGTTAGTATCTGTTACAAAAGGAAATAATACAAATGTAATTCTCAATATTACTAATCAACCTACGGGCTTATACTTTATCAAAATAATTACAGATAGTGGTAGCAAAGTAACTAAGCATGTTAAAAAATAA
- a CDS encoding aromatic amino acid hydroxylase: MSATIETNPLLDKLPNHLRQFIKPQDYNDYTPINQAVWRYVMRKNVDYLSRVAHNSYLEGLKKTGIEIDNIPSMYGMNRILKEIGWAAVAVDGFIPPNAFMEFQAYNVLVIASDIRQLEHIEYTPAPDIIHEGAGHAPIIANPEYAEYLRRFGEIGCKAISSARDYEMYEAIRLLSILKEAEGTPQEEIEAAEKRVDELQNNMGELSEMALIRNLHWWTVEYGLIGTVDDPKIYGAGLLSSIGESTWCMTDNVKKLPYDINAAYQSFDITKPQPQLYVTPSFAYLNGVLEEFANKMALRRGGLDGINKLIASKALGTIEFSTGLQVSGIFSNAIADNGKPIYIQTTGGTALSHREKELVGHGTLYHAEGFGSPVGKLKGINLAIEDMSPRDLQAYAIYEGEHVTLEFEGNIKVSGTIITGTRNLQGKIIVISFKDCTVTHNDTILFQPEWGIYDMAVGKEVISAFSGPADVSSFDLITHVPSSQTIKPKKSATREELEGMYQSVRDIRDGKASATALPELFNKVKQNHPNDWLLSVEIAELLQKNNTTDVLNEVMAHLDAVKNKRPEVVHLIDGGLELIFEKEKSLD, from the coding sequence ATGAGTGCAACAATAGAAACCAACCCGCTACTAGATAAACTGCCCAACCATTTAAGGCAATTTATAAAACCACAGGACTATAATGATTATACGCCTATTAACCAAGCGGTGTGGCGTTATGTAATGCGCAAAAATGTAGATTACCTCAGCAGAGTGGCACACAATTCGTACCTCGAAGGACTTAAAAAAACAGGTATCGAGATAGATAACATACCAAGTATGTATGGTATGAATCGAATACTAAAAGAAATAGGCTGGGCAGCCGTAGCTGTAGATGGATTTATTCCGCCAAATGCCTTTATGGAATTTCAAGCCTATAATGTGTTGGTTATAGCCTCAGACATTCGCCAGTTAGAGCATATAGAATATACCCCTGCACCCGATATTATACATGAAGGCGCAGGGCACGCACCTATTATTGCCAACCCTGAGTATGCAGAATATTTGCGTCGTTTTGGAGAAATAGGCTGTAAAGCCATATCATCGGCTAGAGATTACGAAATGTATGAAGCTATTCGTTTACTCTCAATATTAAAAGAAGCAGAAGGTACACCACAAGAAGAAATTGAAGCTGCTGAAAAGCGTGTTGATGAACTACAGAATAATATGGGCGAATTATCGGAAATGGCTTTAATTCGTAACCTACATTGGTGGACGGTAGAGTACGGACTTATAGGTACGGTTGACGATCCTAAAATATATGGTGCTGGTTTACTATCGTCTATAGGTGAGAGTACATGGTGTATGACGGACAATGTAAAAAAACTACCCTACGATATTAATGCAGCTTACCAGAGTTTTGATATTACAAAACCGCAACCCCAATTATACGTAACTCCTAGTTTTGCCTACCTTAACGGAGTATTGGAAGAGTTTGCTAATAAAATGGCGTTACGCCGAGGTGGCTTAGATGGTATTAATAAATTAATAGCCTCTAAAGCGCTGGGTACAATAGAATTTAGTACAGGACTACAAGTATCGGGTATTTTTAGCAATGCAATTGCCGATAACGGCAAACCCATATACATACAGACTACGGGAGGCACGGCATTATCGCATAGGGAGAAAGAATTGGTAGGGCATGGTACACTTTACCATGCCGAAGGTTTTGGTAGCCCTGTAGGAAAGCTAAAAGGAATTAACCTTGCTATAGAAGACATGAGCCCGAGAGATTTACAGGCATATGCTATTTACGAAGGCGAGCATGTAACATTGGAGTTTGAAGGCAATATAAAAGTATCGGGAACTATAATAACAGGAACCCGTAACCTGCAAGGGAAAATAATAGTTATTAGTTTTAAAGATTGTACGGTAACCCACAACGATACTATATTATTCCAACCTGAATGGGGAATTTACGATATGGCTGTAGGTAAAGAAGTTATTTCTGCCTTTTCTGGTCCAGCAGATGTAAGTAGTTTCGATTTAATAACGCATGTTCCATCAAGCCAAACAATAAAGCCCAAAAAATCGGCTACACGTGAGGAGTTAGAAGGAATGTACCAAAGCGTTAGAGATATTCGGGATGGTAAAGCATCCGCAACAGCGTTACCAGAGCTATTTAATAAGGTAAAACAAAATCACCCTAACGATTGGTTACTATCGGTAGAAATTGCCGAGCTATTACAAAAAAATAATACTACAGATGTATTGAATGAGGTAATGGCTCATCTTGATGCGGTTAAAAATAAACGTCCCGAAGTGGTACATTTGATTGACGGAGGGCTAGAGCTCATTTTTGAAAAAGAGAAATCACTTGATTAA
- a CDS encoding M3 family metallopeptidase, with protein sequence MNILTQKFTTKHDTAPFTQIKNDDFSPAFKEGIASAKAEIDAIVNATETPTFENTIAAMSYSGAMLDRISNVFFNLHSAETNDEIQQIAQEVSPLLSEFSNDIRLNAALFEKVKAIYDRKETLNLTAEQETLLDKQYKSFSRNGANLPEEKKTTLRALDMELSKLSLEFGENVLAETNAFQLHVTDEKDLSGLPEGAIEGAREIAKSVEKEGWVFTLDYPSYIPFMTYADNRELRKKLALAFGSKGFQKNKHNNQEIVLKIVKLRHERAQLLGYNSYANFVLEERMAESPEKVHSFLNDLLEKAKPAAEKEFKQLTDFARDLDGIDQLEKWDGAYYSEKLKQQLFNLDDEKLKPYFQLEKVLNGAFTIAGKLYGLTFKEVHDIEKYHDDVTTYEVKDENGNFIAIFYADFFPRKGKRNGAWMTSYKSQYVKDDKNERPHISIVCNFTKPTETKPSLLTFNEVTTLFHEFGHALHGMLANTTYPSLSGTSVYWDFVELPSQIMENWCYEPEALALFANHYKTGEMIPMEYIQKIKESASFQEGMATLRQLSFGMLDMGWHSKNPNNINDVKAFELEQFANTQLYPDVPENAMSTAFSHIFQGGYASGYYSYKWAEVLDADAFELFREKGIFDTETATSFKDNVLSKGGTEHPMKLYKRFRGQEPKPEALLKRAGLL encoded by the coding sequence ATGAATATACTCACCCAAAAGTTTACTACAAAGCACGATACTGCTCCGTTTACTCAAATAAAAAACGACGATTTTTCACCTGCTTTTAAAGAAGGGATTGCTTCGGCTAAAGCAGAAATTGATGCTATTGTAAACGCTACGGAAACCCCAACATTTGAAAACACTATAGCAGCTATGTCCTATAGCGGTGCAATGTTAGATAGAATTTCGAATGTTTTCTTCAATCTGCATTCAGCAGAAACAAACGATGAGATACAACAAATAGCGCAAGAGGTTTCTCCGTTATTATCAGAATTTAGCAACGATATACGACTCAATGCAGCCCTTTTCGAAAAAGTAAAGGCGATTTATGATAGAAAAGAAACGCTAAACCTAACTGCTGAGCAGGAAACATTACTAGACAAGCAGTACAAAAGCTTTTCGCGCAATGGTGCTAACTTGCCCGAAGAAAAGAAAACAACATTGCGAGCATTGGATATGGAATTATCCAAATTGAGCCTTGAGTTTGGGGAGAATGTATTAGCAGAAACCAATGCTTTTCAATTGCATGTAACTGACGAGAAAGACCTTTCGGGCTTGCCCGAAGGTGCTATAGAGGGTGCACGTGAAATAGCTAAAAGCGTGGAAAAAGAGGGTTGGGTATTTACACTCGATTACCCCAGTTATATCCCTTTTATGACGTATGCTGATAACCGTGAACTTCGTAAAAAGTTGGCTTTAGCTTTTGGCTCAAAAGGTTTCCAAAAAAACAAGCATAATAATCAGGAAATCGTACTAAAAATAGTAAAACTACGCCACGAGCGTGCGCAGCTATTGGGCTATAATTCGTATGCTAATTTTGTTTTGGAAGAGCGTATGGCAGAAAGCCCTGAAAAAGTACATAGCTTTTTAAATGATTTGTTGGAGAAAGCAAAACCCGCAGCAGAGAAAGAGTTTAAACAGCTTACTGATTTTGCAAGGGATTTAGACGGAATAGACCAATTGGAAAAATGGGATGGTGCTTATTATTCCGAAAAATTAAAACAGCAATTATTTAATTTGGATGATGAGAAGTTAAAACCATACTTTCAATTGGAAAAAGTGCTTAACGGTGCTTTTACCATAGCAGGAAAATTATATGGGCTTACATTTAAGGAGGTACACGATATTGAAAAATATCATGATGATGTAACTACCTATGAGGTTAAGGACGAAAATGGGAACTTTATTGCCATTTTTTATGCTGACTTTTTCCCACGAAAAGGAAAACGTAACGGTGCTTGGATGACATCGTATAAATCGCAATACGTAAAAGATGACAAAAATGAAAGACCACATATCTCCATAGTTTGCAACTTTACGAAACCTACAGAAACTAAGCCATCGTTACTTACATTTAATGAGGTTACTACGCTGTTCCATGAGTTTGGGCACGCCCTACATGGTATGCTAGCCAATACTACCTACCCAAGCCTTTCGGGTACGAGCGTATATTGGGATTTTGTAGAGCTACCGAGCCAAATAATGGAGAACTGGTGTTACGAACCCGAAGCCTTAGCCCTGTTTGCGAACCATTATAAAACAGGCGAGATGATTCCGATGGAGTACATCCAAAAAATAAAAGAAAGTGCCAGTTTTCAGGAAGGGATGGCAACACTAAGGCAACTTAGTTTTGGGATGTTGGATATGGGATGGCATAGCAAAAATCCCAACAACATAAACGATGTTAAAGCATTTGAATTGGAACAATTTGCTAACACCCAATTATACCCCGATGTACCTGAAAATGCTATGAGTACCGCATTCAGCCATATATTTCAAGGAGGGTACGCCTCTGGGTATTATAGCTATAAATGGGCAGAGGTGCTGGATGCTGATGCTTTTGAATTATTCCGAGAAAAAGGAATTTTTGATACTGAAACTGCTACCTCATTTAAGGATAATGTTTTAAGCAAGGGCGGCACAGAACACCCCATGAAGCTATACAAACGTTTTAGGGGACAGGAACCAAAACCAGAAGCTTTACTAAAACGAGCAGGGTTACTATAA
- a CDS encoding type II toxin-antitoxin system RelE/ParE family toxin, whose amino-acid sequence MIIEWSPLAKSDYWKNIEYLEKNWSPKEVVSFIKEVEYHIMLLQNDTVHFTKTGYKNVFKIVVVKQISLFYRINNTTIELLRFWNNYQDLNKFKLK is encoded by the coding sequence ATGATTATTGAATGGTCACCATTAGCAAAATCAGATTATTGGAAAAATATCGAATATTTAGAAAAAAATTGGTCTCCTAAAGAAGTTGTCTCTTTTATAAAGGAAGTAGAATATCATATAATGCTACTTCAAAACGACACTGTACATTTTACAAAAACAGGATATAAGAATGTTTTTAAAATAGTTGTTGTTAAGCAAATTTCACTCTTTTACAGAATTAATAATACAACAATAGAATTACTCCGCTTTTGGAATAATTATCAGGACTTAAACAAGTTCAAGTTAAAATAA
- the purE gene encoding 5-(carboxyamino)imidazole ribonucleotide mutase — translation MKVGIIMGSISDMPVMQDAIDILKELGIDTEVDIVSAHRTPEKLYEYSKEAHTRGVSVIIAGAGGAAHLPGMVASMSPLPVIGVPVKSSNSIDGWDSVLSILQMPGGVPVATVALNGAKNAGILAAQILGSHDKLVQAKIIAYKQELKNKVIAASEDLKNKQ, via the coding sequence ATGAAAGTAGGAATTATAATGGGAAGCATATCGGATATGCCCGTAATGCAGGATGCCATTGATATATTAAAGGAATTAGGAATTGATACGGAGGTCGATATTGTATCGGCACACCGTACACCCGAAAAATTATACGAATACAGTAAAGAGGCACATACCAGAGGCGTATCGGTAATTATTGCAGGTGCAGGCGGCGCAGCCCACCTACCGGGTATGGTAGCATCAATGTCGCCACTACCCGTAATTGGCGTACCCGTAAAATCGAGCAATTCCATAGATGGTTGGGATAGCGTACTCTCTATACTACAAATGCCAGGGGGTGTACCTGTAGCTACTGTAGCACTTAATGGTGCTAAAAATGCAGGGATATTGGCTGCACAAATTTTAGGAAGCCACGATAAACTGGTACAAGCAAAAATTATTGCTTATAAGCAAGAACTTAAAAACAAAGTAATTGCCGCCTCAGAAGATTTAAAAAACAAACAGTAG
- a CDS encoding 5-(carboxyamino)imidazole ribonucleotide synthase: MNYFSSDFKLGILGGGQLGKMLLTDTRKFDIQTYVLDPSEEAPCKIGSNKFFKGDLMDFDTVYNFGKQVDVLTFEIEHVNVSALAKLETEGVKVYPSAATLKLIQNKGRQKDFYVKNNIPTADYKHFEALTRLEAAVEDNEVTLPFVWKSTQFGYDGNGVRVIRSIQDFDGLPNVECIAEKMIPFKNELAVIVTRTPSGEIKTYPVVEMEFHPEANQVEYVICPARIDATVAEKARAIALKVSEKFNHVGLLAVEMFQTEDDEILVNEVAPRPHNSGHYSIEASYTSQFEQHLRAILNLPLGNTDSKAAGIMVNLVGAEGHTGDVVYKNIEKILGKNGVTPHIYGKKQTRPFRKMGHVTIVNEDITEARRIAEEVKNTIKVISN, encoded by the coding sequence ATGAACTATTTTTCTTCAGATTTTAAACTAGGAATTTTAGGTGGCGGGCAGCTTGGTAAAATGCTGCTAACCGATACCCGAAAATTTGACATACAAACCTACGTGCTGGACCCAAGTGAGGAAGCCCCTTGTAAAATAGGTAGCAATAAATTCTTTAAGGGCGACTTAATGGATTTTGATACCGTTTATAATTTTGGGAAACAGGTTGACGTACTTACTTTTGAGATAGAGCACGTTAATGTAAGTGCATTGGCAAAACTAGAAACTGAGGGTGTTAAAGTATACCCTTCGGCAGCTACTTTAAAGTTGATACAAAATAAGGGGAGGCAAAAAGATTTTTACGTTAAAAATAATATCCCTACTGCCGACTATAAACATTTTGAAGCACTAACAAGACTTGAGGCAGCGGTAGAAGATAACGAGGTTACATTGCCTTTTGTATGGAAAAGTACACAATTTGGTTACGATGGTAACGGTGTAAGGGTAATCCGCTCAATACAAGATTTTGATGGGTTACCTAATGTAGAATGTATTGCCGAAAAAATGATTCCGTTTAAAAATGAATTGGCAGTTATAGTAACACGAACGCCGTCGGGAGAAATAAAAACCTACCCCGTAGTAGAGATGGAATTTCACCCCGAAGCCAATCAGGTAGAATATGTAATTTGTCCTGCACGTATTGATGCCACTGTAGCCGAAAAAGCAAGAGCTATTGCATTAAAAGTATCAGAAAAATTTAATCATGTTGGTTTGTTGGCTGTAGAGATGTTCCAAACCGAAGATGATGAAATATTAGTTAACGAAGTAGCCCCACGCCCACACAATAGCGGACACTACTCCATAGAGGCAAGTTATACCTCGCAGTTTGAGCAACACCTTAGAGCAATATTAAATTTACCACTAGGTAATACCGATAGTAAAGCTGCTGGCATTATGGTAAACCTTGTAGGAGCCGAAGGGCATACAGGTGATGTAGTTTACAAAAACATAGAAAAGATTCTGGGTAAAAATGGTGTAACACCACACATATACGGAAAAAAGCAAACACGACCCTTTAGAAAAATGGGACACGTAACCATTGTGAACGAAGATATTACAGAAGCCAGACGTATAGCCGAAGAAGTTAAAAACACTATTAAAGTAATTAGCAATTAG
- a CDS encoding MFS transporter, protein MKQDDKDTTKTGFFEKNPALKIREFLSFLSVRFGLIFALNMQITIIFYWVYQLTEDKLALGYVGLAEVIPAVGFSLFAGHYVDLVEKRKMVLICVITYVLLGLGLFALTTPYAFEALGLNNTLYLIYFFVFCGGIIRSFTGPSIFSLFGLVVPRKDYVNATSWSSMIRQMGLVLGPVAAGILIAFDGIEAGMLAVVVLELLLLIPLLSISVKPILKKEKEPILQSLTMGLRFVLKTPELLGAQLLDMFSVLFGGAVALLPVYQKEILHVDEVGFGILRAAPGIGAIVTMVILAFIPLRTYPGRKLFIAVTGFALSIIVFGISTNFLLSFFMLLFSGMFDAISVVIRGTILQLVTPDHMRGRVASVNTMFVSSSNELGDFESGVMAHWLGTVRAVVVGGCLTLGVVAITFFTAPQLRRFGFDDHEDKKED, encoded by the coding sequence ATGAAACAAGACGATAAGGATACTACCAAAACTGGTTTTTTTGAGAAAAATCCAGCGTTGAAAATTCGTGAGTTTCTTTCCTTTTTAAGTGTTCGGTTTGGGCTTATTTTCGCCCTAAACATGCAAATAACCATTATATTTTATTGGGTATACCAGTTAACCGAAGATAAACTAGCTTTAGGTTATGTAGGGCTCGCAGAAGTAATACCCGCCGTTGGTTTCTCGTTATTTGCAGGGCATTACGTGGACCTTGTTGAGAAAAGAAAAATGGTGCTTATTTGCGTTATCACCTACGTACTCTTGGGGTTGGGGTTGTTTGCACTTACCACACCGTATGCTTTTGAAGCCTTAGGGCTGAATAATACCTTGTATTTAATTTACTTTTTTGTGTTTTGTGGCGGTATTATTCGTTCGTTTACAGGACCATCCATATTTTCGTTATTTGGTTTAGTAGTACCCCGAAAAGACTATGTTAATGCTACCAGTTGGAGTAGCATGATTAGGCAAATGGGCTTGGTTTTGGGTCCTGTTGCAGCAGGAATACTTATTGCGTTTGATGGTATAGAGGCGGGTATGCTAGCGGTAGTAGTATTAGAGTTATTATTACTAATTCCGCTATTATCCATAAGTGTTAAACCAATACTTAAGAAAGAAAAAGAACCCATACTGCAAAGCCTTACTATGGGGCTGCGGTTTGTACTAAAAACACCCGAATTGCTCGGGGCACAGTTGCTAGATATGTTTTCGGTACTTTTTGGCGGTGCAGTAGCATTGCTGCCCGTATACCAGAAAGAAATATTGCACGTAGATGAGGTTGGCTTTGGTATTTTGCGTGCTGCCCCTGGTATAGGAGCAATAGTTACCATGGTAATATTGGCTTTTATACCTTTACGCACCTACCCAGGCAGAAAATTATTTATTGCTGTTACAGGGTTTGCGTTATCCATAATAGTCTTCGGGATTTCTACTAATTTTCTACTCTCCTTTTTTATGCTATTGTTTTCAGGAATGTTTGATGCTATAAGTGTTGTAATTCGGGGTACAATATTGCAATTGGTAACGCCCGACCATATGCGGGGTCGTGTAGCATCGGTAAATACCATGTTTGTAAGTTCGTCTAACGAATTAGGTGATTTTGAAAGTGGTGTTATGGCACATTGGCTGGGTACAGTACGTGCCGTTGTAGTAGGCGGTTGCCTTACATTAGGTGTAGTGGCCATAACCTTTTTTACAGCCCCACAATTACGCAGGTTTGGTTTTGATGACCATGAAGATAAAAAAGAGGACTAA
- the hpt gene encoding hypoxanthine phosphoribosyltransferase, translating to MIQLHDKHFVPFITATEIYAVITRMAQEVQNDMDNETPVFIGVLNGAFMVVSDFMKQYKKDCEVSFIKLASYEGTTSTNDVKELIGLNQDLEGRTVVIIEDIVDTGNTVVELKKTLEAKRVKALKIATLFFKPEAYTKDVKLDYIGFKIPNKFIVGFGLDYDGLGRNLPEVYQLK from the coding sequence TTGATACAGCTTCACGATAAACATTTTGTGCCTTTTATTACCGCAACCGAAATTTATGCCGTAATAACCCGAATGGCACAAGAGGTACAAAACGATATGGATAACGAAACACCTGTTTTTATAGGGGTGCTTAACGGTGCTTTTATGGTAGTTTCTGATTTTATGAAACAGTACAAAAAGGATTGCGAAGTAAGCTTTATAAAATTAGCCTCGTATGAAGGTACTACCTCTACCAATGATGTAAAAGAATTGATAGGGCTTAACCAAGATTTAGAGGGCAGAACGGTTGTGATAATTGAAGATATTGTAGATACAGGTAATACTGTAGTGGAACTCAAAAAAACACTTGAGGCAAAACGCGTAAAAGCATTAAAAATAGCAACACTGTTTTTTAAACCAGAAGCATATACTAAAGATGTAAAGCTAGATTATATTGGTTTTAAAATACCAAACAAATTTATAGTAGGTTTTGGCTTAGATTATGATGGACTAGGGCGCAACCTACCCGAAGTTTACCAATTAAAGTAA